The genomic region GTTTCTATTAACGGGCTGCAGTACGCAAACGATGGAGGAAGTTTTCCACGAGGAAATGAACGATCATGATATTGAGAATTATTCCCTGTTTTATTTACATAAAGACAAAGCTGCTGAAAAAGGAATCATACTCTATCAAACGCCTCCTAAAAGAAATATCTCATTGGTTTATTTTAAAGCTAATCATTCAAAGGGTGCGGAAGACCATTGGGTATGGACGAAATCTGCAAGTTGCAATCAAAAATGGGGTGAGACAAAAATTGCAGACGGTGGCCCTTACATTTATTGTGGTACGGTTGGCAGCAAATATGAAAAAGTTCTGGTTAATGGGGAAGAGGCCAAAATGGTTACTTTGGATGAAGCGCAAATCTGGTACTATCTAACTGCGAATAAGAATGCAGAAGGAAAAGCGGTTTTAGTTGATGGCTCTGAGGAGTGGTTTCACAGAGATTAGCTTTGCATATTCAGAAGATAACATGGGCGTGAAGGACAAGTCGGGGTGTCTTTTGTCTGGCTTTTGTCCTTCATATTGTTTATGAAAGACAATACACCGATCATTTGATTGCCAACTGTCCTTCATAAGGCTGATGAAGGACAGTTCACTGGTGATTTGAGTGCTCAAATGGCCGTCATCACCCTTATGAAGACCCTTTCTCTGCTAATTTAAGTGCCATTTGGCCGTCATACCAGTTATGATGGCCATTATTATAAAATTCGAATCCCTTTTTGGTCTTCATCCACAATTCACAGCCAATACACCATCCTCCACATCCGTTATCCACAATCCACACCCACCAACTATCCTCTACATCCATTATCCACAATCCACAGCCTGCCTTATCACCCTGTCTATCTATGAAACCAAAAAAAAGAAACCTATCATTACTGAAATAGGTTTCTAAGCTGGCGGGATGTCCTCTTCGCCATACCTCTGATCTAAGTTTACGAATTTGTTGTATTCTTTCACAAAGGCTAATTCAACTGTGCCAACAGGTCCATTTCTCTGCTTGGCAATAATAATTTCAATGATATTCTCTTTCTCTGAGTCTTCCCGATTATAATAGTCATCACGATACAGGAAGCCGATAACGTCCGCATCCTGCTCAATACTTCCGGATTCACGAATGTCGGACATAATGGGACGCTTGTCCTGTCTTTGTTCGACCCCACGGGAGAGCTGAGATAAGGCAATAACAGGAACATTTAATTCTCTTGCAAGAGCTTTTAGCTGTCTCGAAATCTCTGAAACTTCCTGCTGGCGGTTTTCACCACTGCGCGTGCCAGAGCCCTGAATAAGCTGCAAATAGTCAATTAAAATCATACCAAGACCGCCATCCTGTTTTAAACGGCGGCATTTGGAACGTATCTCATTAACCTTTACACCAGGAGTATCATCAATATAGATTCCGGCATTTGACAGACTTCCCATTGCCATCGTCAGCTTACCCCAGTCTTCAGCTGTGAGATTTCCTGTTCTGAGTCTCTGTGCATCAATATTCCCTTCTGCACAAAGCATACGCATCACCAGCTGTTCAGCCCCCATCTCCAGACTGAATATGGCTACATTTTCGTCAGTTTGTACGGAAACATTCTGGGCAATGTTTAAGGCAAATGCCGTCTTTCCCACAGATGGACGGGCCGCTACAATGATTAAATCATTTTTCTGGAAACCGGACGTAATCTGATCCAGGTCTTTAAAGCCTGTAGCAACACCTGTAACTTCTGCATCATGATGATGAAGCTGTTCGATATTATCATAGACTTCAATTAAGACATCTTTTATATTTTTAAATTTTCCAGAGTTCTTTTGATTGGAAACTTCTAAGATGCTTTTTTCAGCATCATTTAAAACATTTGTTACTTCTTCTTCCTCGGAAAAACTTGTTTGTACAATATTCGTTGCTGCTGAAATTAATCGTCTTAGTGTGGATTTTTCCTCTACAATTCTCGCATAGTACTCAATATTTGCAGCTGTCGGAACTGAATTGGCCAAATCACTTAAATAAGATACACCACCAATGTCATCCAGCAGCTTTTGATCCTGAAGAAGGGTTGTAATGGTTACAAGGTCAATCGGCTCCCCACGATCGGAGAGCTGGAGCATCATTTCATAGATTTTCTGATGACTTGCCCGATAGAAATCTTCCGGAACTAAAATTTCCGAAGCTGTCACAACCGCTTGTGGTTCTAAAAAAATGGCACCAATAACTGCTTGCTCTGCTTCTATATTATGAGGTGGAGTACGATCATTCCATATCTCGTTCAAAACAAGTTTCCCCTTTCAGCTGAGGAAAATTTATTTTTCCCCAACATGTACTTTGATGGTTCCTGTAACCTCCTGATGAAGCTTGACTGGAACATTGGTATACCCTAATGCACGAATCGGTTCATCAAGTTCAATTTTACGTTTATCCACTTTAATATTATGAGTTTTGTTTAGTTCATCGGCAATTTGCTTGCTGGTAATTGAGCCAAACAAACGGCCTGCATCTCCTGCTTTTGCCTTCAGTTCCACAGTAAGATTGGCAAGGGTTTCTTTAAGCTTTTTCGCTTCTTCTAATTCTTCCTGTTCCTGCTTCTTCTGCTTGTTCTTCTTCGCTTCCAGTGCTTTTAAGTTCGCATTGGTTGCTTCCACGGCAAGGTTGTTTTTTAAAAGATAGTTACGTGCATAGCCTTCCGCTACATCCTTTACTTCGCCTTTTTTTCCTTTGCCTTTTACGTCTTTATTGAAAATAACCTTCACTTGTCTTCTCTCCCTTCCAGATATTCATCAATGATTTCCTTCAACTGTTCTTCGGCATCATAAACTGTTGTATCACCTATCTGGGTGGCAGCATTGGTTAAATGGCCTCCCCCATTCATTTGTTCCATAATGATCTGAACATTGATATCACCTAAGGAACGGGCACTTATCCCAATTTTATCATCATCACGTTCAGAAATAACGAATGATGCTTTAATCCCACTCATCGTCAGCAAGGTATCGGCTGCCTGTGCAATCAGAATTGGGCCGTACGTCTGCCCTTCCTCTGCTCTTACAATGGCAATTCCCTTTTGATAAACCTCTGCACGTTCAATCAGCTGACTACGCCTTACGTACACATCTAAATCTTCTTCAAGCAGCTTCTGCACTAGGACCGTATCTGCTCCCTTTAATCGTAAATAGGAAGCCGCATCAAACGTTCGCGAGCCGGTTCTCAATGTGAAATATTTAGTATCGACAATCATGCCGGCTAATAGAGAAGTTGCTTCATTAATATTCAGTTTCAATGTACTTGGCTGATATTCCAGCAATTCTGTTACGAGCTCAGCTGTAGAAGATGCATAAGGTTCCATGTATACGAGCGTAGGATCATCTATAAATTCCTCTGCTCTTCTATGATGGTCAATCACGACAACATGATCCGTTTTGGTCAGCAGCCTTTCATCCATCACCATAGATGGCTTATGTGTATCCACAACGACCAGTAAGGTGTTTTTGGTAACAATATCTAATGAATCGTCTGGAGAGATAAACCACTTCGACAGGGATTCATCCTCCTGCACCATATCCATCAGACGTTCAACCCCTGTATTTACACCATCAGGGTCAAAGATCACAAATCCATCCTTGTCATTGGCCTGAGCAACCTTCAAAATACCAATCCCTGCACCGATAGAGTCCATATCAGGGCTCTTATGCCCCATTACCATGACTTTATCACTTTCTTTGACTAACTCCTTTAAAGCGTGAGAAATGACACGTGCACGGACCCTGGTTCGTTTCTCCATAGGATTGGTTTTTCCGCCAAAGAATTTCACTTTCCCTGTTTCATCTTTAATCGCTACCTGGTCGCCCCCTCGGCCTAAAGCTAAGTCTAAGCTGGACTGGGCTAATTCCCCAATTTCACGGAGGCTCGATTCATGGCCAATTCCCACACCAATACTTAATGTGAGGGGAACATTTTTATCTGAAATAAGCTCCCGTACTTCATCAAGCACTTCAAACTTTTCTTTTTCCAGTCTATTTAAGATTTCCAGGTTCATCACTGCCAGGAAGCGTTCCTGGGAAGTCCTTTTTAAATAAATATCATTTTTTCTCGACCATTCATTCAGGATAGAAGTCATCTTGGAGTTCAAATGACTTTTTGTTGTATCATCCATGGCCTGTGTAACTTCCTCATAGTTATCCAAAAAGATAATGCCCAAAACCGTTTGTTCATTTTTATATAAGGTTTCAATTTCAACCTGTTCGGTTTTATCAAAGAAATAAATCAGACGCTCTTCTCTTTTAATCATAGCCTGGTACGTACGATCTTTATGCTGGAACCAGACTTCCGTTTTATCTTCTTTAATACTGGCAATAAAATCATCATAAATGGCATTTAAATCCTGACCCACCAGAGTGTCCTCTTCCTCTGTAAACAGATTGACAAAGGGATTTGCCCATTCTATTTCATAATCCTCACTAAACAGCAAAATCCCGATTGGCATCTCATGAAGAGCTTCTTCACCAACCTTTTTCACACGATAGGACAATGTTGAAATATATTTTTCCGTATCGTTTTCAATCTGTTTGTCTGTGCGGACACTATTATAAATGGTCATGAACAATATCAAGGCCAATGCTGCTCCAATCATCCAGTTGAAGTAGGCAATTACACCTATTAAAACTATGGTGAGTCCATACAGGGCCCGTGTGTGATAATTTACGGCCCCTTTCTTATAGAGTTTAGACATAGATTCGTCATCTCCTAACCCTGTATTACTTTTTGTTAGGGTTTAAACGGTCTCGCAGATTAAATCCTAAATCAATTATACCTAAAATCCTTAGAAGATAAAGGAAGATCGGCATAATTACTGCCGCGATAATGGCAACTACCGCTAATGTTTTTGTCATCTTTTTCACATGTATATAATAAAAAATAAATGACAGTCCCTGCAACACAAAAAGGAATCCGATTAATGTCGCAACATTAACACCCGCCTGATTTAAGAGCTCCCCTTGTTCCGGGAAGATCCAGGTCAGAATCAAGGCGAACAGATAGTACCATATGACGGCTATGGGTAACCGGAATTCACGAAATGGAGGAAATGACAGCTTCCCGTGATCAATATATAGCCTATTAATGATTTTATAACTTATCCATATGGTTAGAAAGGCGAAAATAATTCCAATGAAGGCAAAAAGCGTTGGCATCAGGTAAAAAATCTGATTAATTTGTTCACGCATTGCTTCCATTAGTTCATCCTGCGTATAACCGAGCTCCTCCATCACCTGTTCACTGGTATTCATGGTGGAATTAATCATTCGATTTAACTCATCCATTAAATGAATGTCCATCATCCATTGCCCTAATGCAAAAACAATCAAAAAGCCCAGAGCAAAAGCCACAGAACCAATTGCCCATGTTTCATAAGTTGATTTCCGGGCATAAAGACCAGCACCGATTGTCATACCCCCAAGAGCCGCAAATATGGTTAATGGTAAAGAAAGTACAGTGGCAAATACACTCGAAATGAGCAATGTCACCATAAACATAATTAAACCGGGTTTCCAACCATTTTTATAGACATATAAAATAAAAGGAACAGGGGTAAGAAAAATGGTAATATAAGATACCAGTGGAACAAAAACTGTCATTAACAACAGAATAATATATATTCCGGAAAAAAGAGCCCCTTCAGTAACAACATTTGATTTCTTCATCTCTTTTGCACCTCATTAAGAAAACTTATTCCATCTGTTTATCAGTGTACCAATAGTCATACATGAGTGAAAATAATTTCCCTCTATAGGATATCCATCATAACACAAATTCACTATTTAGAAGAGGAATATTCATCTTGTTTGGCAATCATGAACATCATTTAAATTGAATGAACAATTTTCCCATCGTTCACTGTTGGATGACCATACTAATCC from Virgibacillus sp. MSP4-1 harbors:
- the dnaB gene encoding replicative DNA helicase; the protein is MNEIWNDRTPPHNIEAEQAVIGAIFLEPQAVVTASEILVPEDFYRASHQKIYEMMLQLSDRGEPIDLVTITTLLQDQKLLDDIGGVSYLSDLANSVPTAANIEYYARIVEEKSTLRRLISAATNIVQTSFSEEEEVTNVLNDAEKSILEVSNQKNSGKFKNIKDVLIEVYDNIEQLHHHDAEVTGVATGFKDLDQITSGFQKNDLIIVAARPSVGKTAFALNIAQNVSVQTDENVAIFSLEMGAEQLVMRMLCAEGNIDAQRLRTGNLTAEDWGKLTMAMGSLSNAGIYIDDTPGVKVNEIRSKCRRLKQDGGLGMILIDYLQLIQGSGTRSGENRQQEVSEISRQLKALARELNVPVIALSQLSRGVEQRQDKRPIMSDIRESGSIEQDADVIGFLYRDDYYNREDSEKENIIEIIIAKQRNGPVGTVELAFVKEYNKFVNLDQRYGEEDIPPA
- the rplI gene encoding 50S ribosomal protein L9, with the translated sequence MKVIFNKDVKGKGKKGEVKDVAEGYARNYLLKNNLAVEATNANLKALEAKKNKQKKQEQEELEEAKKLKETLANLTVELKAKAGDAGRLFGSITSKQIADELNKTHNIKVDKRKIELDEPIRALGYTNVPVKLHQEVTGTIKVHVGEK
- a CDS encoding DHH family phosphoesterase yields the protein MSKLYKKGAVNYHTRALYGLTIVLIGVIAYFNWMIGAALALILFMTIYNSVRTDKQIENDTEKYISTLSYRVKKVGEEALHEMPIGILLFSEDYEIEWANPFVNLFTEEEDTLVGQDLNAIYDDFIASIKEDKTEVWFQHKDRTYQAMIKREERLIYFFDKTEQVEIETLYKNEQTVLGIIFLDNYEEVTQAMDDTTKSHLNSKMTSILNEWSRKNDIYLKRTSQERFLAVMNLEILNRLEKEKFEVLDEVRELISDKNVPLTLSIGVGIGHESSLREIGELAQSSLDLALGRGGDQVAIKDETGKVKFFGGKTNPMEKRTRVRARVISHALKELVKESDKVMVMGHKSPDMDSIGAGIGILKVAQANDKDGFVIFDPDGVNTGVERLMDMVQEDESLSKWFISPDDSLDIVTKNTLLVVVDTHKPSMVMDERLLTKTDHVVVIDHHRRAEEFIDDPTLVYMEPYASSTAELVTELLEYQPSTLKLNINEATSLLAGMIVDTKYFTLRTGSRTFDAASYLRLKGADTVLVQKLLEEDLDVYVRRSQLIERAEVYQKGIAIVRAEEGQTYGPILIAQAADTLLTMSGIKASFVISERDDDKIGISARSLGDINVQIIMEQMNGGGHLTNAATQIGDTTVYDAEEQLKEIIDEYLEGREDK
- a CDS encoding YybS family protein; this encodes MKKSNVVTEGALFSGIYIILLLMTVFVPLVSYITIFLTPVPFILYVYKNGWKPGLIMFMVTLLISSVFATVLSLPLTIFAALGGMTIGAGLYARKSTYETWAIGSVAFALGFLIVFALGQWMMDIHLMDELNRMINSTMNTSEQVMEELGYTQDELMEAMREQINQIFYLMPTLFAFIGIIFAFLTIWISYKIINRLYIDHGKLSFPPFREFRLPIAVIWYYLFALILTWIFPEQGELLNQAGVNVATLIGFLFVLQGLSFIFYYIHVKKMTKTLAVVAIIAAVIMPIFLYLLRILGIIDLGFNLRDRLNPNKK